The genomic region TCGGTGTGGGCGGCTGATGTGTTGCCTGCGATATGAGGATCAGACGTACGAACAGCTTCGGAAGAATCTGCCTCACAAGAAGACGGTGGTGGAGACGGAGGATGGTGTTGGGATCGTGATTGATTCGCAGATCCTGACGCAGTTGGTGTTGGTACGGATTGGTCAGAGTCCGCTGGGGGCGTACCCGCTGGAGAGTGTTCGGATTCTGACGAAGGAGGAGGCATCGGACTGGCGTCAGAAGATGGCGGAGGAGGAGCGGGAGCGAGCGGAGGCTTGGGAGCGGCGAACGGCTCGTCGGGCGGAGCGGAGCGGCGGGAGTGCGCCGCGGCCGCAGTCTTCGCCGGCGGCTGCGCCTCGTCCTGCTGCTGGTGGGGACTCGGGCGATTCGGGTCAGGAAGGGGAAGGGAAGAAGCGTCGTCGTCGGCGGAGGCGTCCACGTCCTGGGCAGCCGTTGGGTGAAGGTGAGGCTGAATCGCGGGAGGGGACGCCTTCTGACCAGATGCCGAATGAGGGCGGTGATGCGCAGGCATCATCGGGAGAGGGTGGTGAGAGTCGTGAGGGTGCACCGAAGAAGCGTCGGCGGCGCAGGCGGCGGCGACGCGGGGGTGGTGGCGGCGGAGAAGGTGGCGGTGGCGGTGGCGGCGGAGAAGGTGGCGGTGGGGGTGATGGTCCGCCTTCGTCGGATGGCTGATTCCGAGGGTGTTCGACTTGTATGGTTATTGTGATCCCGGGTCGATGCTTTCGACGCGGATGATGACGATGCGTTGCCAGACAATTCCGCCTCGTTCGAGGGCGAGGAGAGGCACGGCTATGGGCAGGCCTGGGGGTTTTACTTGTCCCTGGTCATCGGGGGCCTGGAGGGGCTCCATGAGGCGTTGGCCGGTTTCGGGGGCGAGGGTGAAGAGAACCGCGGTACCGGTTGCGGCGGGTAGAGAGAGGGCGAGGGATTCGAAGAAGCGGTAGCGGTCTTCGAGGTTGGTGATGGGTTCGGTTGAGAAGCGGGCTGATGTGATCTGCTGGGCGGGGACGGCGGCGACGGTGAGTCGGTCGGCGATGGTTTTCTGGAGGATGATCCGGAGGCTGAGCGGGCCGCGGGTGAGGGTGGGTTCGCCTTGCCCGGTATCGACGGCGAAATCGATCGCGAGGCGGCGGGTTTCGAGGACGGCGATGGAGCCTGTGGTGATCTGGCTGCGCTCGCGTCCCATGGGCCAAGAGGGTGGTGGGAGTTCGGAGATCCAGCGGGTGATCTGATTGGACGGGAGTGTGCCTGCGACGAGTCCGTTGGTTCGGAGTCGTTCCAGGACCGAGGGGCTGAGGCTGTCACTGGCGAGTTGCTGCCAGGCTTCGGTCAGGTCGGTGGTGATGGGAACGCCGACGATCAGGGTGGAGAAGATGGCGTTGGCTGGGCGTGTCATGACGCCTTCGGGCGGCCCGGGGCGCGTGAGGTCGGAGCGGATGTCGACAAGTTTGGGGAGGTCTTCGTTGCGGGGCTGAGATATTTCCTGGCACGCGGGGAGGAGCAGCGTGAGTAAAGCCAGGCATAGCGCGGCTGGTAGGTGAGGCTTGAGGGTCATCCGTCGTTTCCGGAGAGGACGGCTTCGAGGGCGGAGAGTCCGTCGTTGAGGAGGTCTTCGGGGATGGTGAGGGGGGGTGCGAGGCGGAGGACGCCGTTCTTGGTGGCGTTGATCATCACGCCTCGTTGGATGAGGGCGGCGACGATGTCTTTGACGGTGGATATGGCGGGAGGGAGTTTGGTGTCGTTGATCTCGATGCCTAGGAAGAGTCCGGAACCGCGGACCTGCTTGATGGCGGGGCAGTTGTTGGCGGCGGCATCTCGGAGACGTTTCATGGTGGCCTGGCCCAGGTTATGGGCTCGCTGATCGAGCTTGTCCCGTTCGATGATTTTGAAGACGGTGGCGGTGGCGGCCATGGCGAGGCAGTTGCCGCCCAGGGTGGTGGCGTGGAAGACCCTGCCGTGCTTGGGTGCGGAGTAGAGTTCGGCGATGTCGGGTTTGGCGCACATGACGCCAACGGGCAGTCCGCCGCCTACGCCTTTACCGAGGGTCATGATGTCGGGAGTGATGTTCCAGAGTTGGTGGCCGAAGACGCGACCGGTGCGGGCGCAACCGGTCCAGACCTCGTCGGCGATGAGCAGGAGGTCGTGGGTGTCGCAGAGTTCGCGGAGTTTGGTGAAGTAGTCGGGGTCTGGGACGTGGATCCCGCCTTCGCCTTGGATCGGTTCGACGATGATGGCGACGGTGTCGTCGTCAATGGCGGCTTTGATAGCGTCGATGTGGTTGTAGGCGACGTTGGTGAAGCCGGGGAGGAGGGGTTCGAAGCCCTGACGTACGGCGAGTTGCCCAGTGGCTCCCATGGTGGCGAAGGAGCGACCGTGGAAACTGAGGGTGGCGGAGATGACTTTGTAGCGGCCGAACTCGCTGATGGATTTCCCACGGTTGGCTTTGCCATAGAGACGGGCGAGTTTGATGGCGGCTTCGTTGGCGTCGGCACCGGCGTGCGAGAAGAAGGATTGCCCGCCAAAGCCGAGTCGTTGGATGCGCTCGGCGGCATCGACCTGGGGTTCGGTGTGGAGGAGGTTGCCGACATGCCAGAGTTTATTGGCTTGGTCGGTGACGGCTTTGACCAGTTCCTGGTGGCAGTGGCCGAGGACTGGGGCACCGAAGCCGGCGAAGAGGTCGATATAGCGTTTACCTTCGAGGTCGTATAGGAGCGAGCCTTCGCCGCGTTCGATGGCGATGGGAAGGCGGGCGTAGTTGGGTGAGA from Phycisphaeraceae bacterium harbors:
- a CDS encoding aminotransferase class III-fold pyridoxal phosphate-dependent enzyme translates to MTTTTKTQDLIACHDKALSPNYARLPIAIERGEGSLLYDLEGKRYIDLFAGFGAPVLGHCHQELVKAVTDQANKLWHVGNLLHTEPQVDAAERIQRLGFGGQSFFSHAGADANEAAIKLARLYGKANRGKSISEFGRYKVISATLSFHGRSFATMGATGQLAVRQGFEPLLPGFTNVAYNHIDAIKAAIDDDTVAIIVEPIQGEGGIHVPDPDYFTKLRELCDTHDLLLIADEVWTGCARTGRVFGHQLWNITPDIMTLGKGVGGGLPVGVMCAKPDIAELYSAPKHGRVFHATTLGGNCLAMAATATVFKIIERDKLDQRAHNLGQATMKRLRDAAANNCPAIKQVRGSGLFLGIEINDTKLPPAISTVKDIVAALIQRGVMINATKNGVLRLAPPLTIPEDLLNDGLSALEAVLSGNDG